The nucleotide window ACAGCAGGTGAGTCTGTTAAAACCGGATATTGTGATTACCGACATTGTCATGCCTGTCATGGATGGCGAGACTTTTGTCCGTACACTAAAAGCCAGTAATCCGCAGATTGAAGTGATTGTACTTAGCAGCTTCAGTGAATTCGAATATGTACGTTCAACGCTTCAGCACGGGGCAGCAGATTATATTTTGAAACCGAAGCTGGATACGAATGAATTATTACAGGTCCTTCAACGCACAGCAGGTAAAATTCCGGAGCTACAGTTTGAGCCGTCGCATGATGGCTGGAGACTCGGTCAACTGATGGAGAAGATGCTGTCCGGATTTACACTGGACGAAGACAGCGAGATGCCGATGCTTCGAGACACCTTTCCGCACGAATCTTTTCGCTTGTTAGTGTATAGACCGATGGACGCTGACGGGAATCCACTGAAGCTGGATCAGGAACAGATCGAATCCAGGCTCCGCAGTGATCTGCCTGAAGTGGAATGTGCAATGGTTCCGGCAGAGGGCACACTGCCCGTCATGCTTCTCAATGTCGATCCTGCGCGAGATGAATGGATGGTTGAACGGATCAGACAGCTAGCTAGTGAAAATGCAGCGGGACAAGGTAATCCTGGATGGGTGCTGAGTGACAGCTTTACTTCATTTGAACAGATGGGTATCGTATACCGTGAACGCCTGATCAAGCTAATGGAGTATCGCTTCTATTATAAGGATCGACCAATCTTGGTGTATGGTGAACTTCCGCCGATGCATCCGGCAGGTTATCAGTTCAATGTGAATATGTTTTTGCAGCATGTGAAGCGTAACCGGGTTGAAGCGGCAAGAGAGTACTTGCAGGATCACGCGACAACCCTTGGACGGGATTATATTGCGGATGTGTTTGAGATCAAGTCCTTCCTCGGTAACCTGATCTTCAACGTAACGATTACCCTCGCGGATATGGATGTTCAGTCTGCAGGCCTTGAAGAGAGCAAATATACGTATTTTAAAAATGTGGATGGGGCTTCAAGTCTGTCTGAAGTCATGACCGTGCTTGATCAATTCATGATGGAAGTTCAGGAGTGTGCTGTCGGTACAGGTGGAAAACGAAGTGATCCGAATATGAAGATGCTGCTGGATTACATGCATGAGCATTTTGATCAGCCGCTTGGGCTAACTGAAGTAGCCAAGCACTTTCATTTTAATCCATCGTACTTATCCAGCTATTTCTCATCTCACAAAAAAGAAGGATTCAATGAATATTTGAATAAAATTCGGATTGAAAAAGCCGAGGAACTGCTCCGATCCGATGATGTAACGATCTCGGAGATTAGCAGCATGGTAGGGTATTCCGATCATAGTTACTTTTGCAAAGTGTTCAAAAAATTCACCGGACTATCACCAAGCCGATACCGGCGCAAATTCTGGGCATAAAGTCAGAAGGATAAGATCATGAAGAAATGGATGAACCAATTATCTCGTCTCGGATTATTTCCCAAGTTGTTTCTGGTTATGGTCGTCAGTATCGTTCTCGTCTCTGTACTCATCTTATGGACGACCATTCACATGTCCACCAATCTGTTTACCGAGACGTTTAGTATCACGAACTCTAAGGTGCTTAACCAGATCAAGACGAATTTTGAATCATTTAATGAAGCTATTGCTGCCGTATCCAACAATGTGACGCAGAGTGGAGCGATTCGAGGATTCCTGTCCGAAGGGGATGCCGACTCCCTCACCATGGCGAAATCCTTCTATAATATGAGGGAAACGATGGACCGGATTCAATCCATAACAGAATCCTACGAAGTAGGGATAACGATTATCGGGATTAATGGACGCAGCTACTCCACCAATCGTGCCCACCTTCAGATGTCAGTGGATGAATTGAAACAGGAGCCGATCACGATGGAAGCCGCTGAGACGCCAAGTCGTCTTATCTTTGATGATTACCAAAACGATGAAACTGTCGGAAGTCAGCAGATGGTTTCTGCCACGAAGGCGTTGACAGATCGAACTCGCAGCCGAATATATGGTACGCTCTATGTCACTATGAGGGAGGATGCATTCCGGCAGTTCTATGCCAGCTTTACAAGTCGAGGCAATGACGTAGTCATTATGAACGAAAAAGGTGAGATTGTATCTTCGAATCGTGAAGAC belongs to Paenibacillus sp. FSL H8-0079 and includes:
- a CDS encoding response regulator transcription factor, coding for MNRLCKVLIVDDEFLVRQGIKHHMNWEAEGFIIVGEASNGEEGLQQVSLLKPDIVITDIVMPVMDGETFVRTLKASNPQIEVIVLSSFSEFEYVRSTLQHGAADYILKPKLDTNELLQVLQRTAGKIPELQFEPSHDGWRLGQLMEKMLSGFTLDEDSEMPMLRDTFPHESFRLLVYRPMDADGNPLKLDQEQIESRLRSDLPEVECAMVPAEGTLPVMLLNVDPARDEWMVERIRQLASENAAGQGNPGWVLSDSFTSFEQMGIVYRERLIKLMEYRFYYKDRPILVYGELPPMHPAGYQFNVNMFLQHVKRNRVEAAREYLQDHATTLGRDYIADVFEIKSFLGNLIFNVTITLADMDVQSAGLEESKYTYFKNVDGASSLSEVMTVLDQFMMEVQECAVGTGGKRSDPNMKMLLDYMHEHFDQPLGLTEVAKHFHFNPSYLSSYFSSHKKEGFNEYLNKIRIEKAEELLRSDDVTISEISSMVGYSDHSYFCKVFKKFTGLSPSRYRRKFWA